One region of Aurantimonas sp. HBX-1 genomic DNA includes:
- the dut gene encoding dUTP diphosphatase produces MSDLHEAPTIGVSRLPHGAGAPLPAFATAGAAGADIRAALAEPLTLMPGGRAMVPTGLAFEIPAGFEVQVRPRSGLAASHGVTVLNAPGTIDSDYRGEVKVILVNLGDAPFRVVDGDRIAQLVVAPVVAARFEARETLDETDRGTGGFGSTGRG; encoded by the coding sequence ATGAGCGACTTGCACGAGGCGCCGACGATCGGCGTCAGCCGCCTGCCGCATGGCGCCGGGGCCCCGCTGCCGGCCTTCGCGACGGCGGGCGCGGCCGGCGCCGACATACGGGCGGCGCTGGCCGAGCCGCTGACGCTGATGCCGGGTGGCCGCGCGATGGTGCCGACCGGCCTCGCCTTCGAGATCCCCGCCGGCTTCGAGGTGCAGGTGCGGCCCCGCTCCGGGCTTGCCGCCTCGCACGGCGTCACGGTGCTCAACGCGCCCGGCACGATCGACAGCGACTATCGCGGCGAGGTGAAGGTGATCCTGGTCAATCTCGGCGATGCGCCGTTCCGGGTCGTCGACGGCGACCGGATCGCGCAGCTGGTGGTGGCGCCGGTCGTCGCCGCGCGCTTCGAGGCCCGCGAGACGCTGGACGAGACGGACCGCGGCACTGGCGGCTTCGGCTCGACCGGGCGCGGCTGA
- the cysK gene encoding cysteine synthase A, translating into MDRPETEATARTHGRGRIYDSIVDTIGDTPIVRLGKLAAEKGVKANLLAKLEFFNPIASVKDRIGVAMIEKLEADGKITPGKTTLVEPTSGNTGIALAFAAAAKGYNLILTMPETMSVERRKMLRLLGAELVLTEGAKGMKGAIAKAEELVAGIPNAVMPQQFENPANPQIHRVTTAEEIWNDTKGEIDVLVSGIGTGGTITGAGQVLKARKPGIWIVAVEPEASHVLSGGTPGPHKIQGIGAGFAPAILDREVYDEVVQVTNEESFELARLVARLEGVPVGISSGAALSAAIKIGQRPEMEGKNIVVIIPSFAERYLSTALFDGLGDEEEAEPRKGAPSI; encoded by the coding sequence ATGGACAGACCCGAGACCGAAGCCACGGCGCGCACGCACGGCCGCGGACGCATCTACGATTCCATCGTCGACACGATCGGCGACACGCCCATCGTCCGGCTGGGCAAGCTCGCCGCCGAGAAGGGCGTCAAGGCGAACCTGCTCGCCAAGCTGGAATTCTTCAACCCGATCGCCAGCGTCAAGGACCGCATCGGCGTCGCGATGATCGAGAAGCTCGAGGCGGACGGCAAGATCACGCCCGGCAAGACGACGCTGGTCGAGCCGACCTCCGGCAACACCGGCATCGCGCTGGCCTTCGCGGCGGCGGCCAAGGGCTACAATCTCATCCTCACCATGCCCGAGACGATGTCGGTCGAGCGGCGCAAGATGCTGCGCCTGCTCGGCGCCGAGCTGGTGCTGACCGAGGGCGCCAAGGGCATGAAGGGCGCCATCGCCAAGGCCGAGGAACTGGTCGCCGGCATCCCCAACGCGGTGATGCCGCAGCAGTTCGAGAACCCCGCCAACCCGCAGATCCACCGCGTCACCACGGCGGAGGAGATCTGGAACGACACCAAGGGCGAGATCGACGTGCTGGTCTCCGGCATCGGCACCGGCGGCACGATCACCGGCGCTGGCCAGGTTCTGAAGGCCCGCAAGCCGGGTATCTGGATCGTCGCCGTCGAGCCCGAGGCCTCGCACGTCCTGTCGGGCGGCACGCCCGGCCCGCACAAGATCCAGGGCATCGGCGCGGGCTTCGCCCCGGCGATCCTCGACCGGGAGGTCTATGACGAGGTCGTGCAGGTGACCAACGAGGAATCCTTCGAGCTCGCCCGGCTCGTTGCCCGGCTCGAGGGCGTGCCGGTCGGCATCTCCTCCGGCGCGGCGCTGTCGGCGGCGATCAAGATCGGCCAGCGACCCGAGATGGAGGGCAAGAACATCGTGGTGATCATCCCCTCCTTCGCCGAACGCTACCTGTCGACCGCGCTGTTCGACGGGCTGGGCGACGAGGAAGAGGCCGAACCGCGGAAGGGCGCGCCGTCGATCTGA
- a CDS encoding DUF6653 family protein — protein sequence MDLFAALERLMRMDDQVWRRHASPWSVWTRVAAVPLLVLAIWSRMWIGWWAAPAVAAIVVFLFANPRLFPPPRQPDNWASKATFGERAYLARRSVPIPAHHRRAAVVLTTVSFIGAAVLVYGLVRLEITATLVGLCLMAGAKLWFVDRMVWLFEDMCRTEPCYRDWLVPEPTSQEPCRTR from the coding sequence ATGGACCTGTTCGCGGCACTCGAACGGCTGATGCGCATGGACGATCAGGTCTGGCGGCGCCATGCCAGCCCGTGGAGCGTCTGGACGCGCGTTGCCGCCGTGCCGCTGCTGGTCCTGGCGATCTGGAGCCGGATGTGGATCGGCTGGTGGGCGGCGCCCGCCGTCGCGGCGATCGTCGTGTTCCTGTTTGCCAACCCGCGCCTGTTCCCGCCGCCCCGGCAGCCCGACAACTGGGCGTCCAAGGCGACCTTCGGCGAGCGGGCGTATCTCGCCCGGCGCAGCGTGCCGATCCCCGCGCATCATCGACGGGCGGCCGTCGTGCTCACGACGGTGTCTTTCATCGGCGCAGCCGTGCTGGTCTACGGGCTGGTCAGGCTGGAGATCACGGCAACGCTGGTTGGCCTCTGCCTAATGGCAGGGGCCAAGCTCTGGTTCGTCGACAGGATGGTCTGGCTGTTCGAGGACATGTGCCGGACGGAGCCCTGCTATCGAGACTGGCTGGTGCCGGAACCGACCTCGCAAGAACCCTGCCGCACACGATAG
- the rpsU gene encoding 30S ribosomal protein S21, translating into MKVDVRDNNVDQALRALKKKLQREGVFREMKARRAYEKPSERRAREKQEAIRRTRKLARKQAQREGLLPGPKRKLRPGAPGAPGAARPGGAPAPRPAYG; encoded by the coding sequence TTGAAAGTCGACGTCAGAGACAACAATGTCGATCAGGCCCTCCGGGCCCTGAAGAAGAAGCTGCAGCGCGAAGGCGTGTTCCGCGAGATGAAGGCGCGCCGCGCCTACGAGAAGCCCTCGGAACGCCGCGCCCGCGAGAAGCAGGAAGCGATCCGCCGCACCCGCAAGCTCGCCCGCAAGCAGGCGCAGCGCGAAGGCCTGCTGCCCGGCCCGAAGCGCAAGCTGCGTCCCGGCGCACCTGGTGCTCCCGGCGCCGCGCGTCCGGGTGGTGCTCCCGCGCCGCGTCCCGCCTACGGCTGA
- a CDS encoding cold-shock protein: MSQTGTVKFFNEAKGFGFVTPDGGAKDVFLHVSALERAGISSLNEGDKISFDTEPDTRGKGPKAINVQRL, from the coding sequence ATGAGCCAGACTGGTACCGTCAAATTCTTCAACGAGGCGAAGGGTTTCGGATTCGTGACGCCCGATGGCGGCGCGAAGGACGTGTTCCTTCACGTTTCCGCTCTCGAGCGCGCAGGCATCTCCTCGCTCAACGAGGGTGACAAGATCAGCTTCGACACCGAGCCGGACACGCGCGGCAAGGGCCCGAAGGCGATCAACGTCCAGCGCCTTTGA
- a CDS encoding cytochrome P450 has translation MDHPIASPARPFRAPAPVPHATPLGFAGFLRTATRNPIEIWGTRAFKEPYIRGSWLGVPNIVINDPAGVRHCMVDNARNYVMQPLRQRLLRPLLRDGLLTAEGPLWRRTRKAIAPVFTPRHIAGFTGAMELRSRRAAERLGRLEGRVTDAAHEMTLLTFDILQATLFSDDIASEPEAFARSTQQFLGSMGRIDPLDLLGAPAFLPRLRRLKGRKSMLYFRALIADTVARRRAQIERDPDGAPNDLLSLLVKADGLSSAEIEDNIITFIGAGHETTARSLTWTLYLLSQAPEERALVEAELDTLLPTLADPNDWADKLVHTRAAFEEALRLYPPAPSLNRTALAADSTGGVDIPAGSTVLVMPWLIHRHEMLWDRPDHFIPSRFLPGNRESIDRFQYLPFGIGPRVCIGAGFALNEGVIALASLLRGLRFDYAGTAAPEVVQRITIQPLGGMPMRVSRR, from the coding sequence ATGGACCATCCCATCGCCTCTCCCGCCCGGCCGTTCCGCGCGCCCGCTCCGGTGCCGCATGCCACGCCGCTCGGCTTTGCCGGCTTCCTGCGGACCGCGACGCGCAACCCGATCGAGATCTGGGGCACCCGTGCGTTCAAGGAGCCGTATATCCGCGGCAGCTGGCTGGGCGTCCCCAACATCGTCATCAACGACCCGGCGGGCGTGCGCCACTGCATGGTCGACAATGCCCGCAACTACGTCATGCAGCCGCTGCGCCAGCGCCTCCTGCGTCCGCTCCTGCGCGACGGGCTGCTGACCGCCGAGGGCCCGCTGTGGCGGCGCACCCGCAAGGCCATCGCCCCGGTCTTCACGCCGCGCCACATCGCCGGCTTCACCGGCGCCATGGAGCTGCGCTCCCGCCGCGCCGCCGAGCGGCTGGGACGGCTGGAAGGCCGCGTCACCGACGCCGCGCACGAGATGACGCTGCTCACCTTCGATATCCTGCAGGCGACGCTGTTCTCCGACGACATCGCCAGCGAGCCGGAGGCCTTCGCCCGCTCGACGCAGCAGTTCCTCGGCTCGATGGGCCGGATCGACCCGCTCGACCTGCTCGGCGCCCCCGCCTTCCTGCCCCGCCTGCGGCGGCTGAAGGGGCGCAAGTCGATGCTCTATTTCCGGGCCCTCATCGCCGACACGGTGGCGCGCCGGCGCGCCCAGATCGAGCGCGACCCGGACGGCGCGCCCAACGACCTGCTGTCGCTGCTGGTCAAGGCCGACGGGCTCTCCTCGGCCGAGATCGAGGACAACATCATCACCTTTATCGGCGCCGGCCACGAGACCACCGCCCGCTCGCTCACCTGGACGCTCTACCTGCTCAGCCAGGCGCCGGAGGAGCGGGCGCTGGTCGAGGCCGAGTTGGACACGCTGCTGCCGACGCTCGCCGATCCGAACGACTGGGCCGACAAGCTCGTCCATACGCGCGCCGCCTTCGAGGAGGCGCTGCGCCTCTACCCGCCGGCGCCCTCGCTCAACCGCACGGCGCTTGCGGCCGACAGCACCGGCGGCGTCGACATTCCGGCCGGCTCGACGGTGCTGGTGATGCCCTGGCTCATCCACCGCCACGAGATGCTGTGGGACCGGCCGGATCACTTCATCCCGAGCCGCTTCCTGCCCGGCAACCGCGAATCCATCGACCGCTTCCAGTATCTGCCCTTCGGCATCGGCCCACGGGTCTGCATCGGCGCCGGCTTCGCGCTCAACGAAGGCGTCATCGCGCTGGCCAGCCTGCTGCGCGGCCTGCGCTTCGACTATGCCGGCACGGCGGCGCCGGAAGTGGTCCAGCGCATCACCATCCAGCCGCTGGGCGGCATGCCGATGCGGGTTTCCCGGCGCTGA
- the gyrB gene encoding DNA topoisomerase (ATP-hydrolyzing) subunit B: MSAANDTNPSAESDYGADSIKVLKGLDAVRKRPGMYIGDTDDGSGLHHMVYEVLDNSIDEALAGHATGVTVTLNPDGSCTVTDNGRGIPTDIHTGEGVSAAEVIMTQLHAGGKFDQNSYKVSGGLHGVGISVVNALSVWLKMTIKRQGKIHEMSFTEGVPDAPLKAIGDSGGETGTTITFLPSPATFTGVIDFDYATLEHRLRELAFLNSGVRIVLSDRRHADEKRTELFYEGGLKAFVEYLDRARKPLISEPIVLHGEKDGIVVEAALWWNDSYNENVLCFTNNIPQRDGGTHMAGFRGALTRQVTGYAEASGILKKEKVSLTGDDSREGLSCVLSVKVPDPKFSSQTKDKLVSSEVRPVVESLVNETLSSWFEEHPQEAKIVIGKVVEAASAREAARKARELTRRKGALDITSLPGKLADCQERDPAKSEIFIVEGDSAGGSAKGARSRQNQAILPLRGKILNVERARFDRMLGSDQIGTLITALGTSIGKDEFNADKLRYHKIIIMTDADVDGAHIRTLLLTFFFRQMPELIERGHVFIAQPPLYKVTRGKQSQYLKNEKALENYLIEGGLDDASLTLESGEVRVGRDLRSVVDDALQLRQVMAGLHSRYDRSAVEQAAICGALTAEIAEDPAQAPAMAQRIAERLDLVAEETERGWTGEAIDGGYRFARTVRGVTEAQTLDAALINSGDALQLNRLAGRLAEVYRGLPVLRRKETERPLSGPLELLLAVFEVGRKGIATQRYKGLGEMNPEQLWETTLDPDARTLVRVKINDATDADQLFSRLMGDEVEPRREFIQDNALSVANLDI; this comes from the coding sequence ATGTCCGCTGCGAACGACACGAACCCCAGCGCCGAATCCGATTATGGCGCCGATTCGATCAAGGTGCTCAAGGGTTTGGACGCGGTTCGCAAGCGTCCCGGCATGTATATCGGCGACACCGACGACGGCTCCGGCCTGCACCACATGGTCTACGAGGTGCTGGACAACTCGATCGACGAGGCGCTGGCCGGCCACGCCACCGGCGTCACCGTCACGCTGAACCCCGACGGGTCCTGCACCGTCACCGACAACGGCCGCGGCATCCCGACGGATATCCACACCGGCGAGGGCGTCTCGGCGGCAGAGGTCATCATGACTCAGCTGCATGCCGGCGGAAAGTTCGACCAGAATTCCTACAAGGTTTCCGGCGGCCTGCACGGCGTCGGCATCTCGGTGGTCAACGCGCTGTCGGTCTGGCTGAAGATGACCATCAAGCGCCAGGGCAAGATCCACGAGATGTCGTTCACCGAGGGAGTGCCGGACGCGCCGCTGAAGGCGATCGGCGATTCCGGCGGCGAGACCGGCACGACGATCACCTTCCTGCCCTCGCCCGCCACCTTCACCGGCGTCATCGACTTCGACTACGCGACGCTGGAGCACCGGCTGCGCGAGCTCGCCTTCCTCAACTCGGGCGTACGCATCGTGCTCTCCGACCGGCGCCACGCCGACGAGAAGCGCACGGAGCTGTTCTACGAGGGCGGCCTCAAGGCCTTCGTCGAATATCTCGACCGCGCCCGCAAGCCGCTGATCAGCGAGCCGATCGTGCTGCACGGCGAGAAGGACGGCATCGTCGTCGAGGCGGCGCTGTGGTGGAACGACAGCTACAACGAGAACGTCCTCTGCTTCACCAACAACATTCCGCAGCGTGACGGCGGCACCCACATGGCCGGCTTCCGCGGCGCGCTGACGCGCCAGGTCACCGGCTATGCCGAGGCCTCCGGCATCCTGAAGAAGGAGAAGGTCTCGCTCACCGGCGACGACAGCCGCGAGGGCCTGTCCTGCGTCCTGTCGGTGAAGGTGCCGGACCCGAAATTCTCCTCGCAGACCAAGGACAAGCTGGTCTCCTCCGAGGTCCGGCCGGTGGTCGAGAGCCTCGTCAACGAGACGCTGTCGAGCTGGTTCGAGGAGCATCCGCAGGAAGCCAAGATCGTCATCGGCAAGGTGGTCGAGGCGGCTTCCGCGCGCGAGGCCGCCCGCAAGGCGCGCGAGCTGACGCGCCGCAAGGGCGCCCTCGACATCACCTCGCTGCCCGGCAAGCTCGCCGACTGCCAGGAGCGCGATCCCGCCAAGTCGGAGATCTTCATCGTCGAGGGCGATTCGGCCGGCGGCTCGGCAAAAGGCGCGCGGTCGCGGCAGAACCAGGCGATCCTGCCGCTCCGGGGCAAGATCCTCAATGTCGAGCGGGCGCGCTTCGACCGGATGCTCGGGTCGGACCAGATCGGCACGCTGATCACCGCGCTCGGCACCTCGATCGGCAAGGACGAGTTCAACGCCGACAAGCTGCGCTACCACAAGATCATCATCATGACGGACGCCGACGTCGACGGCGCCCATATCCGCACCCTGCTGCTGACCTTCTTCTTCCGGCAGATGCCGGAGCTGATCGAGCGCGGCCACGTGTTCATCGCCCAGCCGCCGCTCTACAAGGTGACGCGGGGCAAGCAGAGCCAGTACCTGAAGAACGAGAAGGCGCTCGAGAACTACCTGATCGAGGGCGGTCTCGACGACGCCTCGCTGACGCTGGAATCAGGCGAGGTGCGGGTCGGCCGCGACCTGCGCAGCGTCGTCGACGACGCGCTGCAGCTGCGCCAGGTGATGGCCGGGCTGCATTCGCGCTACGACCGCAGCGCCGTCGAGCAGGCGGCGATCTGCGGCGCGCTGACGGCGGAGATCGCCGAGGACCCGGCGCAGGCTCCGGCGATGGCGCAGCGGATCGCCGAGCGGCTCGACCTCGTGGCCGAGGAGACCGAGCGCGGCTGGACCGGCGAGGCCATCGACGGCGGCTACCGCTTCGCCCGCACGGTGCGCGGCGTGACCGAGGCGCAGACCCTCGACGCGGCACTGATCAATTCCGGCGACGCGCTGCAGCTCAACCGCCTGGCCGGCCGGCTGGCGGAAGTGTATCGCGGCCTTCCCGTATTGCGCCGCAAGGAGACCGAGCGGCCGCTTTCCGGCCCGCTGGAGCTGCTGCTGGCGGTCTTCGAGGTCGGCCGCAAGGGCATCGCGACGCAGCGCTACAAGGGCCTCGGCGAGATGAACCCGGAGCAGCTCTGGGAAACGACGCTCGATCCCGATGCGCGCACGCTGGTGCGGGTGAAGATCAACGACGCCACCGACGCCGACCAGCTGTTCTCGCGGCTGATGGGCGACGAGGTCGAGCCGCGCCGGGAGTTCATCCAGGACAACGCCCTGTCGGTCGCCAACCTCGACATCTGA
- a CDS encoding cytochrome b encodes MIGDSIDDVRGYSTLQIGLHWLIAALVLVQLVFGESMTAFVEAAEEGRAASALDARLASVHYYFGIAILGLVAIRLALRVGRGTPAAPEASRALEVAGRISHWLFYALLVVVPVTGLLAYYLGDPFGEVHELGKPLFIGLIALHVVASLYHQFWRKDGLLMRMLRPG; translated from the coding sequence ATGATCGGCGACAGCATCGATGACGTGCGAGGCTACTCTACCCTCCAGATCGGCCTGCACTGGCTGATCGCCGCGCTGGTTCTCGTCCAGCTCGTCTTCGGCGAAAGCATGACCGCGTTCGTCGAGGCGGCGGAGGAGGGACGTGCCGCATCGGCGCTCGATGCGCGTCTTGCGAGCGTGCACTATTATTTCGGCATCGCCATCCTCGGGCTGGTCGCCATCCGCCTGGCGTTGCGCGTCGGACGGGGAACGCCGGCCGCGCCCGAGGCGAGCAGGGCGCTGGAAGTGGCGGGCCGGATCTCCCACTGGCTGTTCTACGCGCTGCTGGTCGTGGTGCCGGTCACGGGGCTGCTCGCCTATTATCTCGGCGACCCGTTCGGCGAAGTTCACGAACTGGGAAAGCCGCTCTTCATCGGCCTCATCGCGCTCCATGTCGTGGCGTCGCTCTATCACCAGTTCTGGCGCAAGGACGGGCTCCTGATGCGCATGCTGCGGCCCGGATGA
- a CDS encoding cytochrome-c peroxidase, whose translation MTWIKEADLRSAILWSSEDRRRLRMRRNALMVSATAVLAGIAGSVASAAGPGLREEALALFEPIPQSPDPAPDPAAVELGKALFFEPRLSEGHNISCNTCHNLGTGGADLAPVSLGHRWQKGGRNSPTVLNATFNTAQFWDGRAADLAEQAGGPMVNPVEMGSTQEHVVEQLKGIPGYRPLFAAAFPADPDPVNFANAEAAIAAFEQTLITPDAPFDRFLRGDDAALNDEQQAGLRAFIDQGCAACHNGINLGGNSYRPFGVVEKPDWAILPPGDKGRFAVTRAEEDAYVFKVPTLRNIAVTPPYFHSGAVWDLKLAVGVMGSAQLGSALDADQEASIAAFLDSLTGEMPRIVYPTLPPSTADTPRPQQ comes from the coding sequence TTGACCTGGATCAAGGAAGCTGACCTCCGTTCGGCGATCCTTTGGTCTTCTGAAGATCGACGGAGGCTGCGCATGAGACGGAATGCGTTGATGGTTTCCGCGACGGCCGTGCTTGCAGGCATCGCAGGCAGTGTGGCGTCCGCCGCCGGCCCCGGTCTGCGCGAGGAAGCCCTCGCCCTCTTCGAGCCGATCCCCCAGTCCCCGGACCCGGCGCCCGATCCGGCCGCCGTGGAACTCGGCAAGGCGCTGTTCTTCGAGCCCCGGCTTTCCGAGGGGCACAACATCAGCTGCAACACCTGCCACAATCTCGGCACCGGCGGTGCGGACCTCGCGCCGGTATCCCTCGGTCATCGCTGGCAGAAGGGCGGGCGAAACTCTCCCACCGTCCTGAACGCGACCTTCAACACCGCGCAGTTCTGGGATGGCCGGGCCGCCGACCTGGCCGAGCAGGCGGGCGGACCGATGGTCAACCCGGTCGAGATGGGCTCGACGCAGGAACATGTCGTGGAGCAGTTGAAGGGCATCCCCGGCTATCGGCCGCTCTTCGCCGCGGCCTTTCCGGCCGACCCCGATCCGGTCAACTTTGCCAATGCCGAAGCCGCGATCGCCGCCTTCGAGCAGACGCTGATCACGCCGGACGCGCCGTTCGACCGTTTTCTGCGCGGCGACGACGCGGCGCTGAACGACGAACAGCAGGCCGGCCTGCGCGCGTTCATCGACCAGGGTTGCGCGGCCTGCCACAACGGCATCAATCTCGGCGGTAACAGCTACCGGCCCTTCGGCGTCGTCGAGAAGCCGGATTGGGCGATCCTGCCGCCCGGCGACAAGGGCCGCTTCGCGGTCACCCGCGCCGAGGAGGACGCCTACGTCTTCAAGGTGCCGACATTGCGCAACATCGCCGTCACGCCGCCGTACTTCCATTCGGGCGCGGTCTGGGATCTGAAACTGGCCGTAGGGGTCATGGGTTCGGCCCAGCTCGGGTCGGCGCTCGACGCCGATCAGGAGGCGAGCATCGCGGCGTTTCTCGACAGCCTGACCGGCGAGATGCCGCGGATCGTCTATCCCACGCTGCCGCCCAGCACCGCGGACACGCCGCGCCCGCAGCAGTGA
- a CDS encoding peroxiredoxin: MGLHIGDTAPDFTADTSTGTISFHDWIGTSWVFFFSHPGDFTPVCTTEIGRTAQLAGEFAKRNVKPLGLSTDSAEDHRKWIADVDDTQHTTVTFPIVADPDGTVAKLYDMIHDGQSSTQAVRSVFIIDPDKKIRLTLTYPMNVGRNFEEILRVIDALQLADARKIATPADWRKGGEVIIPTSIDTAAAKLLFPQGWTEIRPYLRTTTV; the protein is encoded by the coding sequence ATGGGACTTCACATCGGCGATACCGCGCCCGACTTCACCGCCGACACGTCCACCGGGACGATCTCGTTCCATGACTGGATCGGCACGTCCTGGGTGTTCTTCTTCAGCCATCCCGGCGATTTCACACCCGTCTGCACCACCGAGATCGGCCGGACGGCGCAGCTCGCCGGCGAATTCGCCAAGCGCAACGTCAAGCCGCTCGGCCTGTCGACGGACAGCGCCGAGGACCACCGGAAATGGATCGCGGACGTCGACGACACCCAGCACACGACCGTGACCTTTCCCATCGTCGCCGACCCGGACGGCACGGTGGCGAAGCTCTACGACATGATCCATGACGGCCAGAGCAGCACGCAGGCGGTGCGGTCGGTGTTCATCATCGACCCCGACAAAAAGATCCGCCTGACCCTGACCTACCCGATGAACGTGGGGCGGAATTTCGAGGAGATCCTGCGCGTCATCGATGCGCTGCAACTGGCCGATGCCAGGAAGATCGCCACGCCCGCGGACTGGCGGAAGGGCGGCGAGGTGATCATTCCGACCTCGATCGACACCGCCGCCGCGAAATTGCTGTTCCCGCAGGGCTGGACGGAAATCCGCCCGTATCTGCGCACCACGACGGTCTGA
- a CDS encoding M48 family metallopeptidase: MYIFAFVFAVLSAGWTLVFGWDTVPHTGRWHVIGVDADTAASLGERAFDEVLAREPVVAEGPAVEAVRDIVARLAPHANALAGRDFDWDFAVIDDPAPNAFALPNGNLAVQTGLLPVTGLEDGLAAVVGHEIAHVIARHPEERLTQQEFARLGQFAASLFFADADPAAQAAIAGALGLGAEYGILRPFSRTHESEADRIGMILMARACYDPRAAAQIWQRMAELGRASPEILSTHPAHETRIAQLSGHLAEAMAVRESAGCAPLPAQVG, translated from the coding sequence GTGTACATTTTCGCCTTCGTCTTCGCCGTTCTCAGCGCCGGCTGGACCCTGGTCTTCGGCTGGGACACGGTGCCGCACACCGGCCGCTGGCACGTGATCGGCGTCGATGCAGATACCGCGGCGTCGCTCGGCGAGCGCGCCTTCGACGAGGTCCTGGCGCGCGAGCCGGTCGTCGCGGAGGGACCTGCCGTCGAGGCGGTCAGGGACATCGTGGCGCGGCTTGCCCCGCACGCCAACGCGCTTGCCGGCCGCGACTTCGACTGGGACTTCGCGGTCATCGACGATCCCGCGCCCAACGCCTTCGCGCTGCCGAACGGCAATCTCGCGGTGCAGACCGGGCTGCTGCCGGTCACCGGCCTCGAGGACGGGCTGGCCGCCGTGGTCGGCCACGAGATCGCGCACGTCATCGCGCGCCATCCCGAAGAGCGCCTGACGCAGCAGGAATTCGCCCGGCTCGGGCAGTTCGCCGCCTCGCTGTTCTTCGCCGATGCCGATCCGGCCGCGCAGGCGGCGATCGCCGGCGCGCTCGGGCTCGGAGCGGAATATGGCATCCTGCGGCCGTTCTCGCGGACCCACGAGAGCGAGGCGGACAGGATCGGCATGATCCTGATGGCGAGGGCCTGCTACGATCCACGGGCGGCCGCGCAGATATGGCAGCGCATGGCGGAACTTGGCCGCGCCTCGCCGGAGATCCTCTCTACCCACCCGGCGCACGAGACCCGTATCGCCCAGCTTTCCGGTCACCTCGCCGAGGCGATGGCGGTGCGCGAGAGCGCCGGCTGCGCGCCGTTGCCGGCGCAGGTCGGCTGA